Below is a genomic region from Streptomyces sp. NBC_00461.
GGTTCGGCATAGGTGGCGAGCGGGCCGAGGACCGCGGTCGAGTCGGCGTAGACGTACGTCAGCGTCGCGACGGCGGGACGGCCGCAAGCGGTGCGCGAACAGCGACGTACAGGGCTCACGACGTTGGACGGTACCGCACTCTTGAGCGGGCCGCGACGACTCCCCCTCAGGTCACTCCACCGTGTCGTGCTGTGAAACAGACCACAGCCTTTCTCCTGCACACCTCGGTGACCTGCAAGGACGCACGTTCACACGATGTCGGACGATCGCACACCCGATCAACACTCCGTACAAACAGCGTCAATTGCCGCGAGATCGCCGGTCTCGGAGAGATACGGAACGAGCCCAACCTTGGCTGGAATGGTCATCGTGCGACATGCCGTCCGGGGGGCTCCGAGGCCGTCCGGCAAGCCGCGTGGGGCACGGCGTGCGGTCCCGGCGGGGACTACGCTTCACCAGTGATGGACAACCCCGTACCGCCCCGTGCCGCCGCCCCCGGGCCTCGCCGTCGTGATCGCCACGGTCGCGGCATGCGCGGCCCGATCGCGCCGCCCCAGGTACCGCTCGCCGCGAGCCGTGCCGAGGCATTCGCGGATCTGGTGCAGGACTCAGTGGAGCGGCTGGAGCGGCGCTGGCCGCAGCTCGCCGACATCGATTTCCTCGTCATCGAGGTGCCGCGTCTGGACGGCCCCGGTCAGGCCTGGAACGACGAGTCGGTGCCGCTGGGCGGCACGATTCCCTCCCGGGAGGGACGGCCGGCGCGCGTGGTCGTGTACCGGCGGCCGGTCGAGATCCGCACGAAGGGGCGCGACGAGCGGGCAGCGCTGGTGCACGAGGTCGTCGTCGAGCAGGTGGCCGAGCTGCTGGGGCTGACTCCTGAGACGGTGGATCCGCGCTACGGCGAGGACTCGGAGGGCTGAGCGGACCGGGGGCGCTCAGCGGGCGAGGACGGGACGGCCTCCTCCCTCGCCCGGCAGCAGCTATTTCTGCAGGACCGACAGATCCTGGTCCGCCTCCGGCACCGCCACCGTCCCCCGGTCGTCCGGCAGCGTCTGCACCGTGAAGCCCGGGACTCCGTCCTCCGTCGCCGCCAGTGTTCGGGCCGCGTAGACCGGGCCGCCGGACACTCGCTCGACCGTGAGCGCGTACGTGCCCTTCAGGCCGCTCGGGACCGGGGCTTCGACGTCCTGGGAGGTGCCCGCCTTGATCGTGTACGTCTTGGACACCGCCGTGCCGCCCTCGCTGCCCGCGGACGCGGTGACCTTCACCTGCGCGGTGCGGGTGGGCGCCGTCAGGGACAGCGTGGTGCCCTTGCCGCTGTTGTCGGCCGACGTCGCGCGCGTGCCCACCGGCCTCGTGGCCGGGATGAACGCCGTCTCCTGCTTGTCGCCCTTGCCCCGCACGACCCGCAGCGCCGCGACGACGGGCACCGACTCGTCGGTGGGCGTGAGGACCAGGGAACCCGCCTCGCCGCGCGTGACGTCACCGAGGTCGACGGCGGTGGTCATGCCCGCCTTCACGTGCAGCGTCTCGTTCCCGGCGGGCGTGATCAGCCCGGACGGGGAGGCGAGCCGCAGCTTCAGATCGGCGTCCGCGTCGCCGGGAGTGAAGGCGACCAGGCGCACGGAGGTGGCGTCCTTCGGGATGCCGGGCAGGACGAGACTGCCCGCCGGGTCCGTGGACGCGGCCAGCCAGTCACCGCCGAGCTTGTCGTCGAGGGCCTGTACGGCGGCGCCCACGCGTCCGCTGCGGACGTTCACGTGGACGGTGAGGTTGGGCTGCTTCTCGTCGGTCAGGGTGGAGAGCAGGACCGGGTCGCTGGAGTGCGGCCCGACCGTGATGCCCTCCCCCACCGTGGACTTGAGGGCGCCGTCCTTGCCGTAGAGCTCGACGTCGACGACGGCCGCCGAGTCGTCGGGGTTGGTCAGGTGGACGTAGTCGGTGCGGGAGGCGTCCGTGCTGGCGCCCGGGAACCAGAACTCGGTGTCCGGCGCGGTGCAGTTGACGCCCTGGAGGCCTCGGCCGGTGCCTGCGGCGACCTCGGTGGTCTCCTGCACCGTCCAGCCCGGCGCGAACCTGCCCTCGGCGGTACCGACGAGCGCAGGAGTGTCGGAGCCGGAGGTGTCGCCGGTGACGGGCTTGCCGGGCTCCTTCGGGGTGAGGACCGGCTTGCCGGCCGTGCCGGTCTTCTTCTTACCGCTCGTCTTGGTCTTGCCGTCCGTCTTGCCCTTGCCGTCCGTCTTGCCGACGTTGCCCGTTCCGTCGGCCGACTGCTCCGTCGCGGGCCGGAGTTCGCCCTTGCCCTCGCTTCCGGTGCCCTTGGTGAGAGGCGTGAACGAGGTGTACGACGTGTCGGCGAGGTCGGAGGCGCTGGGTGCCGGGCACAGCAGGCTCGTGCGCTCCACGGGCAGTTCGGCGGCCGCCTTGGCCGTGTGCGCACCGGAGGCGCCCGGCACGGTGAGCGAGGCGAATCCGGTGATGGCGGCGAGCGCGGCCGTGCCCGCGATCAGGGAGATGGTCGTGCGGTTCACTGCTGACTCCCGTCGGGGCGCTCAGGGGCGTGCGGCGGCGGCTGCTGATGCTGCGCCGGGTCGTACGTGGGGTCGTAACCCTGCTGGTACGACGGGTCGTACGCGGTCTGGTCGTACGTCCCCTGGTGCGCACCGCCGTACGCGTACGGGTCGTACTGGCCGCCCTGGTACGGGTCCGCCTGGTACGTCTGGTCGTACGTGCCCGCCTGGTACTGCTGGGCGCCCTGGTACTGCTCGTTGCCGTAACTGCCGTACTCGGCGCCCTGGTAGGCGGCCGCGTCGTAGTCGCCGTAGGGCTGCTGGTGCGGGACGGCGACGGGTGTCTCCTCCGGGGGAGGGGACGGGAACTCCTCGCTCCGGCCGGGCTCTTCGGCCTCCGCCTGGGCGCGCAGGCGGCGGGCGCGGCGGCCCTCGCCGGCCACGGCCTGCGCGGGGACGGCCGGCTCCTCGGGGAGGTCGTCGTCGATGTCGCGGCGCCGGCCGGGCAGGGCCAGGACGACGAGGACGACGGCGAGGAAGCCCTGCGCCCACAGCCACACGGTGTGGGTGACCGGGTCGTCGTAGGTGACGTCCAGCCTGCCGCCGGACGCGGGGAGCCGGAAGCCCTGGGCCCAGCCGTCGACCGTGGTGCGGGTGAGCGGCTTGCCGTCCAGGGTGGCCGTCCAGCCCTCGGCAGCGGTGTCGGCGAGGCGCAGGACGCGGCCGTCCGAACCGGCGGGGACCGTGGTGTGGATCTCGACGGGGCCCGCGGCGACGGGCTGCGCCGGGCCGGAGGCGGCGGCGATGGTGGCGCGCGCGACCTCCTGGTCGACCCGCCACAGGGCGCTGCCGTCCTGCTGGCTCAGGCGCGAGAGGCCGGGCGTGGCGTCCAGGACGCGGGTGACCTCGCGGGGCGCGCCCTTGTGGACGAGGACATAGCGGACGGCGAACTTGCCGAGCTGGTCGGCCTGGTCGGCGCCGGAGCCCGCGACGAGGTTGGCGACGACCTTGTCGAGCCGGCTGTTCTCGCCGTCGGCCGCCGCGGACTCGGCGTCGCCGAGGCGGGCGCCGGAGCCGCGGACCAGCGTGTAGCCGACGCGGGCCGTGGAGTCGCTGTCGAGCACGAGCGTGCGTGCCTGGTCGCGGGTTCCGCTCTCCTCGGCGACGAACGCGGGCACCTGCACGGGGTCCTGTCGCTCGACCGGTCCGTCGGCGCCGCCGATCATCCAGCCGGCGGCGATGACCAGCGGACCCGCGAACGAGGCGAACGCGATCAGCGCGGCCACCGGCTGGCGCCAGCCGAAGCTCTGCTCGGCCACACGCGCGCGTGCGCCGTCGGCGCCGAGGACGGCGGCCGTCAGGAGGGCGAGGCCGTAGACGAGGGTCGCCGGGCCGGCCCAGGCCGACCCGTTGGACAGGACCGCGAAGACCAGGCCCACCAGGGCGACCGCCCAGGCCGTCCAGATGCCGAACTGGCGCTCCGAGCGCAGCAGGGCGGCCAGCGCGGCCAGGACGACACCGATGAGCATCAGCCCGCTGACCGTGCCCGGGCCGCCGGGGCTCGCGCCGAGCAGGTCGAGGGCGGAGGCGGCCGAGGAGCCGTACTCCAGCCCGGCCTCCTGGAAGAAGCCGAACGGGAGCAGCGACAGCGACCACGGAGCGAGGACCAGCAGGGGCGTGCCGAGCTGGGCCAGGAAGCGCAGGCCGTGGGCGGTGATGTCGCCGCGGCGCACGGCGAGCAGGGCGATGCCGAGGATCAGCGCGATCGGCCACACGATCGGCGTGAACGCGGTGGTGATCGTCAGCAGCAGCGCGTACGCCCAGGTGGCGCGCCAACTGCCGCGCGCGCCCGA
It encodes:
- a CDS encoding metallopeptidase family protein is translated as MDNPVPPRAAAPGPRRRDRHGRGMRGPIAPPQVPLAASRAEAFADLVQDSVERLERRWPQLADIDFLVIEVPRLDGPGQAWNDESVPLGGTIPSREGRPARVVVYRRPVEIRTKGRDERAALVHEVVVEQVAELLGLTPETVDPRYGEDSEG
- a CDS encoding DUF5719 family protein, whose product is MNRTTISLIAGTAALAAITGFASLTVPGASGAHTAKAAAELPVERTSLLCPAPSASDLADTSYTSFTPLTKGTGSEGKGELRPATEQSADGTGNVGKTDGKGKTDGKTKTSGKKKTGTAGKPVLTPKEPGKPVTGDTSGSDTPALVGTAEGRFAPGWTVQETTEVAAGTGRGLQGVNCTAPDTEFWFPGASTDASRTDYVHLTNPDDSAAVVDVELYGKDGALKSTVGEGITVGPHSSDPVLLSTLTDEKQPNLTVHVNVRSGRVGAAVQALDDKLGGDWLAASTDPAGSLVLPGIPKDATSVRLVAFTPGDADADLKLRLASPSGLITPAGNETLHVKAGMTTAVDLGDVTRGEAGSLVLTPTDESVPVVAALRVVRGKGDKQETAFIPATRPVGTRATSADNSGKGTTLSLTAPTRTAQVKVTASAGSEGGTAVSKTYTIKAGTSQDVEAPVPSGLKGTYALTVERVSGGPVYAARTLAATEDGVPGFTVQTLPDDRGTVAVPEADQDLSVLQK
- a CDS encoding glycosyltransferase family 2 protein; the protein is MSVHSHTAAQHDAAAPEFPRHVVTAVVVSHDGARWLPDALAGLLGQERPVQFAMAADTGSADASAQLLTDAIGADRVLHLARRTGFGQAVEEAARTAPVLTPEELPYLKRPSGWDPVTRSWRDDAYDMPELPYGEPLQWLWLLHDDSAPEPDALAQLLRVVDNELELGRDDVAVVGPKLRGWYDRRQLLEVGVSIAHSGRRWTGLDRREQDQGQHDHVRTVLSVSTAGMLIRRDVFEQLGGFDRRLPLMRDDVDLCWRAHAAGHRVLVAPEAVVRHAEAASRERRTVDCGGRTVASPHKVDKAGAAYTLLVNTRTAMLPWVLVRLVVGTLLRTVAYLVGKVPGQALDEIRGLLGTLLRPERIIAGRRRRGNPQIDKGELRALFPPPGATVRATVEQVAGNFVDSSDPEVTSGAGRHGGAVESGPGGDDADFLEIEQFARLKRIGRKPGPMLFLVLLLVSLVACRALLGGGALAGGALLPAPADSGELWSRYLDSWHAVGAGGSPSAPPYLAIVAMLASTLFGSTGLAVTVLLVGSVPLAGVTAYFASRPLVESRLLRAWAAVVYAFLPAATGALAGGRIGTAVLAVLLPLIARAGAAAGGLTNTSGARGSWRATWAYALLLTITTAFTPIVWPIALILGIALLAVRRGDITAHGLRFLAQLGTPLLVLAPWSLSLLPFGFFQEAGLEYGSSAASALDLLGASPGGPGTVSGLMLIGVVLAALAALLRSERQFGIWTAWAVALVGLVFAVLSNGSAWAGPATLVYGLALLTAAVLGADGARARVAEQSFGWRQPVAALIAFASFAGPLVIAAGWMIGGADGPVERQDPVQVPAFVAEESGTRDQARTLVLDSDSTARVGYTLVRGSGARLGDAESAAADGENSRLDKVVANLVAGSGADQADQLGKFAVRYVLVHKGAPREVTRVLDATPGLSRLSQQDGSALWRVDQEVARATIAAASGPAQPVAAGPVEIHTTVPAGSDGRVLRLADTAAEGWTATLDGKPLTRTTVDGWAQGFRLPASGGRLDVTYDDPVTHTVWLWAQGFLAVVLVVLALPGRRRDIDDDLPEEPAVPAQAVAGEGRRARRLRAQAEAEEPGRSEEFPSPPPEETPVAVPHQQPYGDYDAAAYQGAEYGSYGNEQYQGAQQYQAGTYDQTYQADPYQGGQYDPYAYGGAHQGTYDQTAYDPSYQQGYDPTYDPAQHQQPPPHAPERPDGSQQ